Proteins encoded together in one Pirellulales bacterium window:
- a CDS encoding SprT-like domain-containing protein, with amino-acid sequence MPKPTQEACRAEEQVDYGREPLSVYHVLAQHQREESWGKREVVSFLQAAAEEMNREFKLNIPKLALCVDRLPANVFGHFRYGHNGFGLEGEIAINSRYLPPDRPLWQVLGTLLHEMVHAWQAVHGRPGNRWHHNAEFRAKGRQLGLNIDAKGATGYSADSRFKDLVRRMGIEVPDGEFAPAKEKPRGESKLKKWRCSCGTVARVAIEDFRAKCLKCDSEFVRDNVRGDKAATTTAYAITPD; translated from the coding sequence TTGCCTAAGCCGACGCAAGAGGCATGCCGCGCTGAGGAGCAGGTGGACTATGGGCGTGAGCCCCTCTCGGTCTACCACGTGCTCGCACAACACCAGCGGGAAGAGAGTTGGGGTAAGCGCGAGGTGGTGTCGTTCCTGCAGGCGGCCGCGGAGGAGATGAATCGCGAGTTTAAACTCAACATCCCGAAGTTGGCTCTCTGCGTCGACCGCCTGCCAGCGAACGTATTCGGTCACTTTCGCTACGGGCACAATGGGTTTGGTCTGGAGGGCGAAATTGCGATCAATTCCCGGTATCTGCCTCCTGATCGTCCGCTGTGGCAAGTGCTCGGAACGCTCCTCCACGAAATGGTTCATGCCTGGCAAGCGGTGCATGGTCGGCCGGGCAATCGGTGGCACCACAACGCAGAGTTTCGCGCGAAGGGCCGCCAGCTTGGCTTGAACATTGATGCCAAAGGCGCTACCGGCTACTCGGCCGACAGCCGATTCAAGGACCTTGTTCGCCGCATGGGAATTGAAGTGCCAGATGGCGAATTCGCCCCAGCGAAGGAAAAACCGCGCGGCGAATCGAAGTTGAAGAAGTGGCGATGCTCGTGCGGGACGGTCGCCCGTGTCGCGATCGAAGATTTCCGCGCGAAGTGCCTCAAGTGCGATTCTGAGTTCGTGCGCGATAACGTGCGCGGCGACAAGGCCGCAACTACGACCGCGTACGCGATCACACCTGACTAA
- a CDS encoding sigma-70 family RNA polymerase sigma factor — protein sequence MFVRNEELEMCLGVLFVRATKYDDTAAMEAVMDYCLPALTECVSRWCDKKGRSRGFAEIVASVTLMKALAKADSFDSEKPLMPWLKMIARRELIDLHRVEERLDRRFNSLDRMTQLPSHDENELTKLHGREIAEAGDELVRREDEAERERTKQVLRNAILSLPALKCKLIEAYCAEKSIGAIAVEFKLTRSQVHKILFDAKAQLRRRIA from the coding sequence ATGTTTGTGCGAAATGAAGAACTCGAAATGTGCCTCGGCGTCCTATTCGTCCGCGCGACGAAATACGACGACACGGCGGCGATGGAGGCTGTCATGGACTACTGCCTGCCGGCCCTGACTGAGTGCGTTTCGCGCTGGTGCGACAAAAAGGGCCGCTCCCGCGGCTTCGCCGAAATCGTTGCGAGCGTGACCCTGATGAAAGCACTTGCGAAGGCGGACAGTTTCGATTCTGAGAAGCCGCTCATGCCGTGGCTGAAGATGATCGCTCGTCGCGAATTGATCGACCTTCATCGGGTTGAAGAGCGGCTCGACCGGCGCTTTAACAGCCTGGATCGGATGACGCAACTCCCGTCTCACGACGAGAACGAACTCACCAAGCTTCACGGTCGCGAAATCGCGGAGGCGGGCGATGAGTTGGTGCGGCGCGAGGATGAGGCAGAGCGTGAGCGGACGAAGCAGGTGTTGCGGAATGCGATTCTCAGCCTGCCCGCGCTGAAATGTAAACTGATCGAGGCGTACTGCGCGGAGAAGTCGATCGGTGCCATTGCCGTCGAATTCAAGCTCACGCGCAGCCAGGTGCACAAGATACTGTTCGACGCGAAAGCTCAGCTTCGCCGTCGAATCGCCTAG
- a CDS encoding DUF1232 domain-containing protein gives MERIGNNLPITIGGQNGEGQNVRTEANEYALQNYQPPAANRKSNAIASRKRKRKHSWRHDPVPQPPKAMWPAYLMFAGAVLYFFMPLDAFPELLFGPAGYLDDIALVYGAYRQWKLRKPDNNLPPEFPRSMREPQGSQRYESAERMPPLRPYEPSMREVEEPGFLSRLWKAFMYIIGGGAL, from the coding sequence ATGGAACGGATTGGAAATAACCTGCCGATCACGATCGGCGGACAAAACGGCGAAGGGCAAAACGTGCGAACCGAAGCAAATGAATACGCACTGCAGAATTATCAGCCGCCGGCCGCAAACCGTAAGTCGAACGCGATCGCTTCCCGAAAGCGCAAGCGGAAACATTCGTGGCGGCACGATCCCGTGCCGCAGCCGCCGAAAGCGATGTGGCCGGCGTACCTCATGTTCGCGGGGGCAGTGCTGTACTTTTTTATGCCGTTGGATGCATTTCCAGAGCTCCTGTTCGGACCCGCTGGGTACCTCGACGACATCGCGCTCGTTTATGGGGCATACAGGCAGTGGAAATTGCGAAAGCCGGACAACAATCTGCCGCCGGAATTTCCCCGGTCGATGCGGGAGCCGCAGGGGTCACAGCGGTACGAAAGTGCGGAACGCATGCCGCCTCTGCGCCCGTACGAACCGTCGATGCGAGAAGTTGAAGAGCCTGGATTTCTTAGCCGGCTGTGGAAGGCCTTCATGTACATCATCGGAGGAGGTGCACTGTGA
- a CDS encoding ParB/RepB/Spo0J family partition protein, translating to MTRSVQRIPLDKIAWPDQVRDGHEDEDVASLAASLESLGNLYPVLVRPSGEAFVGIDGETRCLAAARLGWRNILAIVDTELGEDDALERALIANCMRTDLKPLERARGVKRLMDSKGWSLADAARRLSISVGTLSKWLSVATLPDAIADQVNAGVIGVTAGYELSKVADPDKQAELAAAAASGEATRDAVAAEVASQKKGRKKSKRKTAETAVIALPDGRKVTLTARELSVDSVVQSLEEALDRVRALKASGGDLNQLKRLSRETSQAA from the coding sequence GTGACACGATCGGTGCAAAGAATCCCGCTCGACAAGATTGCCTGGCCGGATCAAGTGCGCGATGGCCATGAAGACGAGGACGTGGCGTCGCTCGCTGCGAGCTTGGAGTCGCTCGGCAATCTGTACCCGGTGCTCGTGCGCCCGAGCGGGGAGGCGTTTGTCGGAATCGACGGCGAAACCCGCTGCCTGGCCGCGGCACGGCTTGGCTGGAGAAACATTCTGGCCATCGTCGACACGGAATTGGGTGAAGACGATGCGCTCGAACGGGCATTGATTGCCAACTGCATGCGCACCGATTTGAAACCGCTCGAAAGGGCTCGCGGTGTCAAGCGGTTGATGGACAGTAAAGGCTGGTCCTTAGCGGATGCCGCACGCCGGCTGTCGATAAGTGTTGGGACGCTGAGCAAATGGCTGAGCGTCGCGACTCTGCCCGACGCGATCGCAGACCAAGTGAATGCCGGAGTCATCGGCGTCACCGCGGGCTACGAGTTGTCCAAGGTGGCAGATCCGGACAAGCAAGCCGAGCTGGCGGCTGCGGCGGCGAGTGGTGAGGCAACGCGGGATGCTGTGGCGGCCGAAGTTGCAAGCCAGAAGAAGGGTCGCAAGAAGTCTAAACGCAAGACCGCAGAGACGGCGGTTATTGCATTGCCAGACGGCCGAAAAGTCACGTTGACCGCTCGTGAGTTGTCGGTCGATTCCGTCGTCCAGTCACTCGAAGAAGCGCTCGATAGGGTGCGCGCGCTTAAGGCCAGCGGTGGCGATCTCAATCAACTAAAGCGGCTCAGCCGTGAGACGAGCCAGGCCGCCTAG